The Oncorhynchus clarkii lewisi isolate Uvic-CL-2024 chromosome 12, UVic_Ocla_1.0, whole genome shotgun sequence genome segment ataaggaaatcaatcaattgaaataaattaattaggccttaAACTATGGATTTTACATAACTGGGAATAAATGCATCTGTATACCTTTAAAAAAGTTAGGGCCGTGTATCAGAAaacctgtcagtatctggtgtgcagCGTgatatctccttcgcatagagttgatcaggctgttgattgtggcctgtggaatattgtcccacctcctcttcaatggctgtgcgaagttgctggatattggcgggaactggaacacactatcgtacacgttgatccagagcatcccaaacctgctcaatgggtgacatgtctggcgagtatgcaggtcatggaagaactgggacattttctgcTTCCAGGAATTCTGCTTCCAGGAATTCtcccttgcaacatggggctgtgcattttCATGCTGACATATGAGGTGATGAttgcggatgaatggcacgacaatggacctcaggatctcatcacggcctctctatgcattcaaattgccatcgataaaatacaattgtgttcgttgtccgcatcttatgcctgcccatactataaccctaccaccaccatggggcactctgttcacaatgttgacatcagcaaacctcttGCTCACACAATGCCATGCAcatggttgtgaggccggttggacgcactgccaaGTTATCTAATAGGAgtttggaggcagcttatggtagagaaatgtacattcaattatctggcaacagctctgcagtcagcattccaatttcactctccttcaaaacttgagacattggtggcattgtgttgtatgacaaaactgcacattttagtggcctagtgtccccagtacaaggtgcacctgtgtaatgagcatgtcgtttaattagcttcttgatattacacacctgtcaggtggatggattatcttggcaaatgagaaatgctcactaacatggatgtaaagaaatgtgtgcacacaatttaagagaaataagctttttaacttaaccagcatggatagccatgctggttaaatgtatCATGAATTCTAATTAAGccaccgacagtgtcaccagcaaaacacccccacaccatcacaccttctcctccatgcttcacggtgggaaccacacatgcggcgtTCATCTGTTCACATACGTttttggttggaaccaaaaatctcaaatttggaccaaaagacagatttccaccggtctaatggccCACTTCAGTcgcttcttcttattggtgtcttttagtagtggtttctttgcagcaattcaaccatgaaggcctgattcctacagtctcctctgaacagttgatgttgagatgtgcctgttacttgaactctgtgaagcatttatttgggctgcaatttctgaggctggtaactctaaggaacttattctctgcagcagaggtaactctgggtcttcctttcctgtggcggtcctcatgagagccagtttcatcctagcgcttgatggtttttgcgactgcacttgaagaaactttcaaagttcttgacattttccagattgactgaccttcatgtcttaaagtaataatggactgtcatttctcttttgcttatttgagctgttcttgccataatatggacttggtcttttaccaaatagggctatcttctgtataccaccctgtAGTGTCTTTAGTATCATTAaaggtgaagactgttattttatcaaatcaattctctgtaattattattacgtgattaaactattcatgtaaatgtaattaactaagaagttggggcaccacggaaaattttcagattacaaagttagaaTTTTcagaatataactcttcagatattttaatatcttcTATTagtgaattattctttaccttaTGTCAGTCTCATTTCAAACGTCGtagaattcttggttatctgcacgaacccagcccaccatgaatcatccatacaccaaataatttatttactaactaactaaataatcacagaaatgcataacaaacaacaatagatattggttactaacaataATAGGGAAGATCACCAAGTGGGCTAAATCGATATGACAGCTTGGTATACAAAGGAAAGGGGGTGTGGACTGATAAAGGTGCGGGAAAGACGAATGGATTCATTACACGCAGTCTAATTATATACATTGAAGAGCTAATCTTTCGCACATGAACGGCTGTTCATTCGAGTATGTTGGAATTACGCCCGTATGTcattgttgtcttctctgttggaatccggTCTGTCTGCTGGAAAGTTCATCAGAGTCTCTCTGGTTGCGTTTCCCCGAAGATCAAAGTatttcgtggttagaatggatacttcagagtaccattcagaaccTTTCTCAtagatagatgtttcggcggttgtcggtagTCGCATCCTAGGTttacataatttctagctgcagtctagtaattagtatctaagattttctcttattctgtagggatctatagtctcagagtttaacaaTTTCCAGCCATGTAGCTaatgctccacgtggtatggttaggaattcaacaaccattGCAGCCTTGCATGGTCTGATGTGAATTTCCTCAGGAGTGGGATTTATTCCTAACAATAGAAAAGGGTGGTTCCATGATGCCTGATCCTGTCTGTGCTCACGGGGgtgtggccactgactagttaaaCTTTACcgggaatacaattctctcaaATTAAAGGTTAACctcacattacatcatttcagAAATattttcatctttactcattcattttatacaagaatTAGATGCAAACCTCATAATTGCGGcacctgtataaacagagttaggGTAATGTGGCTGTAGTGTCTTTCATGAGGTgacaaacatgaaacaaaacggaccgggtcgtagctggcttctcaaccgaccgtttacacattctccaaatggacatattgtttaattattccattttggggatttaggagttcgGCCAAGTGAAATCCTTTGTTCActgtgtggtctctctctctgcatgaccAGGTGGAGAGAGTCTCCGCCAGGAATTTATGGCCGGAGATAACAAAGAATGAAGAATGAAGAataaaatatattaaaatatattttgatttgtttaacacttttttggttactacatgattccatatgtgttatttcatagttatgtcttcactattattctacaatgtagaaaattgtaaaaataaagacaaacccttgaatgagaaggtgtgtccaaacttttgactgttactgtatttcacagcggtttagatggtacaatgattctctacactatgcattgcttgttttgtcacataaactgaaattaggcaaactattagaattttagcaaccaggaaatggcaagTGTTTTCTGGATATTGCACCTGGATATTGCGGCagtgagcaaatttcaggtctgctgagcgcaaacttgaacttTGAAATTTCGGTACAATTTCCAGcacgcgtttactgtgaacactgagggtgTACCACTGAGGGTGTACCTACAGTTTTAaaagtggccaagtaggctactctgtctatttgatcataatgtaggcctaccagagtggacTACCATCAAAAACCTTTGGAGAAAAAGCATCCCTtgacattttaacatggaaatagctgttctatcattcagcctacattagcagccaatgtgtggtgtttaaTGTAGGACTACATTCCACGAGACttgaaaaaacatgcagggctcgACGTTAACCTGTTTAttcacttgtccttcagacaaggaggtgactgaaaatgttgttgtgttgtttgatgcaaataaaatgcattattattcccatgccattattacagagaattagACAAATTATGCTACTCTCTACTTATTAGCTaattagcttattcaagcctgcttaaaatacaacactgccccttaaAGACAAATAAACGCTTTTTAGCTGACacacttttcaaagatgtctagaaatgtacacattttgtgctcttgtagcaagcaatcactcccctattgctgactacaaattttCTATAAcacactaactagcaaaggatatgaacaaaatatgcacacgtggctacatgcagctctaactttgatctcaaaacaagcgcatctcaCAAACACTCATGCTGTAAACCCAGTCCAGTTCCAAGTAAATgccacagatccatatatggcaatggtctatttgcatataggcctactgcagctctgattgtttaTTCTGCACAGGTATGTGTAGAGTATGCTGCATTGAAAGTGGCCAATATTGCGTTGATTCAATCACAATTGCCAAATTAAAGGGACATtttgatggtgttaacagggaaaactctagaacagtggacACTTACTTTCTGAGTCAAATTGCAAGccaagatctaccgctcagattttttttaacatgacttaaaaaactTAAGCATATGCAAGATTAACCTATTAAAAGCAGTACTGTAGCagtgaggtttgtgcagtaagttataggcccaatacattatcaccgcaAATTGgatttgcttgaattgccctgccgaTGCATTGTTGTTCTGGCCATTTATATTTAAacatttgaggtaggctatatgatcacaccggtaatagatccattgttgtattacttgtgaggcacagctgagtgagcatacatttaaataattagcTTTTTACTTTTATGTTATTGGGCTGATGGTgactgcatctgatggtcagtctcagtggagagagagagcatcaaaCTGAGGATCCGCCTCTCAACATCCCCCTTTCTTctactgacactgaccaaaaggccacaggaggttggtggcaccttaattggtaaTGGTGGGAGCgtaattagtggaatggtatcaaatacatcaaacacatggtttccatgttttCGAAGCCATTCTATTTGcttcgttccagccattattatgagtcatcctcccctcagcagcatcTACTGatctgagccatccgattggccagcaataggcctatagtgcacttgatttgctctctgggcccgtcgggaaggcagagtttgtaccttcagacgtgaaatggttcaaaatggcaacAGGTCGCCTACCCGGCGCTCATCgggtgcacctaccgccaacagcccgagacaaataaaaaaaagtagGAACATAAGGCTTTATTgttgggttttttacagaaatgtttggcgatgATCTAGGAATGCTTTGgagatcgaccggttggtgaccactgctcttgAAAGTTGAGTGAAATTCAATCTTGTGCTTCTGTGGGTTGATATTTCTTCTGTGCTGAGTCTCGGGGCTACTGCGCACCCATgcacagcttagagggaacattgcccaccataccatgagacatccatgtctttatcactggaaaagataaacggttgagTTTGATATCACTTACAAACAGGATTGTCAAACTATTTTATGATTTCttgaaaaatatgttttgattattAAATAGTTGACATTTTCTTAAACCTTTTAATGTCaattatatatgttttttttcttcatattcgGGCATATGTTATAGCTTAGACCCTactacacactgagtgtacaacacattaagaacaccttcctactattgaaTTACACCCCCCCACAGGAATACCGGCCCATGTTGAgtccaatgattcccacagttgtgtcaagttggctggatgtcctttgggtggtggacgaATCTcgaatacacacaggaaactgtttagcgtgaaaaccccagcagcattgcggttcttgacacaaaccggtgcgcctggcacctagcgtactaccatacccacttcaaaaggcacttaaatattttgtcttgcccactcaccctctgaatggcacacatacacaatacacgtcgcaattgtctcaaggcttaaaaatcctttaaccagtctccttcccttcatctacactgattaaagtggatttaacaagtgacatcaataagggatcatagctttcgccTGGTCAGtgcatgtcatggaaagagcaggtgttcttaatgttttgtacactgggGTTTTTGTCTTGTGCCCGCCATCGGTTGTGATGCAatatgctcttgaatacagggtgggtcaATGGGTAGGAGCCCGAAGGAGGCAAATACAACAGTGTCGGTGCTGTCAGTCCTGGAAAACAGAATAAGGAGACACAAAACACCTGAGAAGAGGGCAGGGTTTTAGCCGCTGTCAGTTCCATACGATATCCAGTATGTTATAATAGGGTTTCAATGTTTATAATTTCTCTTGCACTTGTACCTGAAACATCTCTTGCACCTGAAACATCTGCCCTTCAGACTGCTATGCATTGCTCCCAACATCTGCCACATTCTGAGACATGTAGCGGAAGTTACAGTAGAGGTAACAGGTGGAGATATTCAAAGGGGAATTTCGGTAGTATGCAAACAATGTCCATAGTCAACAGCTCTGAGTATAGTAGTAGAGAAAAACAACACCACACATCTGTCTTTAATTGTGTGCCCACTGTTCTTCCAGCTCTCTCTATGCAGTGAAACTGCAATTGAGTAGCAGCTTTGTTTTGGCTCCAGAATACATGGTTTCAAGTCTTCTCAGAAGGGGCCTGGGAAGGGTCGCAGTGAAAGGATTTCCTAGGTGGACCCTTCAGCACGTCACAGCCAACAGGAGTGGTGGGTGGGAGGAACCCCAGGAATGTGGAATTAGTTCCCGGATGCTAAAGAAACAGTTTGTTATCAAACTTGGAGAAACACGatggtcaaataaaaaatgtaacacCCTCCCCTCTTTGAATTGGCTACTGCCACATTACGCAATATGCTGACTGGCTGTCAGGCAAAAAAGTGAATGTTTTGTTATTTTCTTTCAGtggtgttttttgttttgtttgtctcCAATGTGGTCAGTTAAATCATGTCACTTTCGGTCTGTACTTTGTGTTTAAATGTATCCCTTAACAGTGAAAGTATGCGTTGAATGGTGTTTACGCTGCATGAAACAAATGGGAGGCCATATGCTCTCTTTTATAGACCTTTATATAAAATAATGTTGGTCACACGCATGTGAGGAGCCCTGGGGATGTTTGACCCCTgacagtcttctctctctgtggctccAGATGGCTCAAACTCAACTCCAAGGCCAGCCGGAAGGAGAAGGAGCGTGGCGAGATACAGGTAACGGTCCAGTTCACGCGCAACAACATGACAGCCAGCATGTTCGACCTTACCATGAAGGACAAGCCGCGCTCTACCTTCGGCAAACTCAAGGACCGCGTGACGGGGAGGAAGAGGGACGACATGGAGTCCTCCTCGGCTATTGTGCCGGGACGCTTCGCCGCCCTGTCGAGTTCCCTGGGGCAGCCATTCGGGGAGGGGAGCGGAGGGGGAGAGGACCCCGGGGAGGTAGAGGTAGCCGAGGAGAAGCGGAGCAAGGTGAAGGATTTTTTCCTGGGTAAGGGAAAGCTGCGGAGGTCTTCTGACACATGGTCGTGTTCGTCGCTGGCCTCAGAAAGCAGCGTGTCGTCCACGACCAGTGAAAGCCACTGTCCCCCTTCTCTGGGTCTAGGCCTCCTGGTGGACCCCCCCAGCTCCCCCATCTACAGCAGCAAAGTCAAAGACACCCACCACGGAGATACAGACCTAGCTAAAAAAGGTAAGCCTGCAGATTTCCTCTGTGTTTTAGATCAAATATTTGCTCTATTTTTGTTCACAGGTTTCATTTTCTTTCGAAATTGCCCTAAATGTCTGTAATATGCACAGTAATTCATGAACTGTATTTAAATGATATGCTGACAGACTGTTTAACAAACATGGGAAAAGCATTTACTATATCTCAAGGATATGGCATGCTTATGCATTTTAAGGAATTGTTTTGGAATAGAGGTTATTATTATACTTTTTCCCCCTCCAAACAGTGCTTACCACCACACAGTCTTCCCCAAAGATACTGACCCACAAGCGAGCCTTCAGCGACGAGGCAAGTAGGATCACCACGACTGCCATTCCCCGGCCCTGTCCTGCTGTGGAGTCCCTCAAGGGTCACGGTATGACTCTCTCCCAATCCTCTCTGTGCATCAACGGAAGCCACGTCTATGGATCTGAACCGGTGGGTCCCAAGGGCTCAAGCACCCTTCCATCCAAGCTGGTCCTGCTCGAAAagtgctcccctctctctcgttcgctgCAGAACCTCACAAAGCGGAGCGAGGACAAGGGTTCTGCCGGCGAGGGCCGGCGCTGGTCCTTCGACAAGGTAAAGAAAGACGAGAAGGATGAGGAGAAGGAGGCCGAACCTCCAGTCTCCCAGTTTCAAAGTGCTCGGGTGGGGGGTCGGCCAGTGCAGGCAGCAGCCCCGATGCTGTCTTCTACTACCACGGTGGACTCAGCAGACAAAGGGAAGAAGCTCAGAAAAACGTTATTCTCCGGAGGGAGGAGTGATTCTCTACCTGCCAAGTCCGAGCTGAGCCAGGGTTCTCCTCCCCCTGAGGGGAGACTGCGAGGCTGGTTTGGCTCCAGTGACTCCCAGAACAAGCCAAGGTGAGTGGAGGATCATTTCAGCTCTGTGGCTCCATTCTCCAGGGCTTCATACAGTTTTGCCTTCCATCGAAAGCACACAATAGACATCTACATCATGGAAGGTTTTGATTTCCTTGTTTTCAGTGTCTATGCTGCCCCCTGTTCCTTTAAAACGGAAATGTGGCAAGTTCATCCACCATTTTACAGCAATCTCATATAGGCCATAATTTAATGGTCATACTGTCctcataacacagcataataGTTGACATCTAGGCCATTTGTATAAAAATGTACTGTACTTCCAATCAAAAGAAAATCAAAGACTCAAAGAGTCTATGTGACTGGAGTTGGAAAGGACATTTTGGCATATGTATATTTCACTCTTAAAATCGCTTGGGGTTCTCAAGTACTAATGCCAGAAGATCTACCTGAACTTAGGTTTGGTATGTTGTGGAACATTGATTTAGATGTGCACTAATCATCTGGGCCAGTATTCATAATGTCTTGGAATAGCAGTGCTGACCCCCACCCCATGTAACttcattcattatgatctaaaaggctaaactggtcctagatcagcactcctaatcTCAGATTCTTTATGAATACTGGATTAGTACACTAATCACCTGTTCTTGCTATTAGGTCATCCTGCAGTAttaccgtaatttccggactataagccgctactttattcccacgctttgaacctcgcggtttatacaatgatgcggctattttatggatttttcccgctttcacaagattcatgccaccaaaaaactgagcaccgtcacataatgtgacgtaaatcgagcgcgctcgaacttcccatcattctgattacggtagtaattttgtcaccctcatcatggcaaagacacggagaaatgcatatgatgcagctttcaagttgaaggcgatcgatctggctgttggaaaaggaaatagagctgctgcacgggagcttggccttaatgagtcgaGATGGGCGCCGCGAGGCGTCCAGTGCGGTAAGACGTTGGAAACAGCAGCGTGAAGAACTGACTCACtgcaaaaagacaacaaaagctttcagagggaagaaaagcagatggcccaAAGTATTTGCAGCCACTCGACATCAGTGTAAATCGTGCATTTAAGGTGGTGCTCCTtgttcagtgggaggcttggatgacaagtggggagaaatccttcactaaaacgggctgcatgcgaagagcaacttatggtcaagtctgccagtgggCCCTGACAGCGTagagcattgtcaaaaaatccactatcatcaacgggtttcgaaaggctggactgctgcgtgttgaaggttgcagcatgagctcagcggggtatttgcctccggatgaaagtgacgagagcgacaatgaaaacgatccaacatcggatgaagcaattctgaggctattcaactccgacaccgaaggagatgacttcagtggtttcagtgcacaggaggaggaagatagtgaccaagttcatttgtttcaatgtaccggtaggcacctgcagcttatagacatgtgcggcttatttatgtacaaaatacatattttttaataattcagtgggtgcggtttatattcaggtgcgcttaatagtccagcaattacAGTACTGTCTATAATCTGACAGTAATTCCTGAAATACCAAACTCAgtacatcttgctcttcaccttGCTTCAGTAATTTGCTAAATGCATTTTTGCTTTTTGTAGTAAACTCCTGTTGCTGTTTTCCATAACCCATTATTGTTTACATTTTGTTGGCATATTCACAAGATAGTCCTCGAATAGACAGTAGTTGGCTGGGTTGCCTTTTTCTCTCTGTGTTAGACAAAGGGAACCCATATTTTAAAATGGGCCAGCTGGCACAGAATTAACAAAGAGGACTGCTTGTGCCTTCCCTCCACAGGCTGGAAGTTTCTCCTAAGGTAGAAAGCGAATCagacacccctcctcctctcccccctcgctcCCCCATTCCCCTCCAGTGCTCGTCTCCCTCTGCTTCTTTCACTGGCCATTCCTCGCCCGACAGTGCCCATCCAACTAAccccttcactccctctctctctctgacccctgaccccatctCTCCCTTCAACCCCTTCCTCCCGCGTATGCAGTGTAACCCCTTTTTTGAGGACCTCATTGCAGAAGAGGGCCAGAAGTCCCCCCCTTTTGCTACCTGCTCCCCCGTCACACCCCTCTGTCATTCCACAGCTTTGCCTAGCGTCACCAGTCCCACCCACGATCCCGCCGTGCAAATTGAAATGGCCGCCATATGGCGAGACCAGCCCAGGCCTGTAGCCA includes the following:
- the LOC139420907 gene encoding rab11 family-interacting protein 5-like isoform X2, with product MMSLIELNDDQRWVPTHVNVTVLRARGLRTKGKHGSRYVYTIIQVGKDKYTTGLVEKATVPEWNEECCFELLPGILEAGGRSAFPSGSGDLVLTVMHRVLIGLDVFLGQAIVPLDKIFQDGMCPRDEWLKLNSKASRKEKERGEIQVTVQFTRNNMTASMFDLTMKDKPRSTFGKLKDRVTGRKRDDMESSSAIVPGRFAALSSSLGQPFGEGSGGGEDPGEVEVAEEKRSKVKDFFLGKGKLRRSSDTWSCSSLASESSVSSTTSESHCPPSLGLGLLVDPPSSPIYSSKVKDTHHGDTDLAKKVLTTTQSSPKILTHKRAFSDEASRITTTAIPRPCPAVESLKGHGMTLSQSSLCINGSHVYGSEPVGPKGSSTLPSKLVLLEKCSPLSRSLQNLTKRSEDKGSAGEGRRWSFDKVKKDEKDEEKEAEPPVSQFQSARVGGRPVQAAAPMLSSTTTVDSADKGKKLRKTLFSGGRSDSLPAKSELSQGSPPPEGRLRGWFGSSDSQNKPSPHPVKPLTTTASQGEKKECRSVLEKLKSSIHPGRSAQQTLAVAETEKKIEESLADSSAQYEQLTNMELISLLLQQEMDMEKQQVASDQQAAMLEKHEAELKKIKAQVRDLEDYIDKLLVQIMEQTPTLLQVRSRHK